In Pseudomonas sp. ADAK18, a single window of DNA contains:
- a CDS encoding 23S rRNA (adenine(2030)-N(6))-methyltransferase RlmJ, with protein MNYRHAFHAGNHADVFKHLTLTRLIALMSRKEQPFAYLDTHAGIGLYDLQGDQANRTGEYLEGIARLWGQTDLPPLTADYMRVLHEMNPDGQLRYYPGSPEWARRLTRPQDRVLLNEKHPEDGVLLKDNMKGDRRVKVHLGEGWHVPRALLPVPEKRALMLIDPPFEKLDEMQRCAASLKEAVSRMRQTVAAIWYPVKDQRMLRRFYQDLAGTGAPKLLRVELLVHPLDTPNSLNGSGLAIANPPWGLEEELRELLPWLSKQLGQTQGGWQMDWLIAE; from the coding sequence ATGAATTATCGTCACGCCTTTCACGCCGGCAACCACGCCGATGTCTTCAAACACCTGACCTTGACCCGCCTCATCGCCTTGATGTCGCGTAAGGAGCAGCCGTTTGCCTATCTCGACACTCACGCCGGGATTGGTCTGTATGACCTCCAGGGTGACCAGGCCAACCGCACCGGTGAATACCTGGAAGGCATCGCCCGGCTGTGGGGGCAAACCGACCTGCCGCCGCTGACGGCTGATTATATGCGCGTACTGCACGAGATGAACCCGGATGGCCAATTGCGCTACTACCCCGGCTCGCCTGAGTGGGCACGACGCCTGACCCGTCCCCAGGACCGTGTGTTGCTGAACGAGAAACACCCGGAAGACGGCGTGCTGCTCAAGGACAACATGAAGGGCGACCGTCGGGTAAAAGTGCATCTGGGCGAGGGTTGGCACGTGCCACGGGCCTTGCTGCCGGTGCCGGAAAAGCGGGCGCTGATGTTGATCGATCCGCCGTTCGAAAAACTCGACGAGATGCAGCGCTGCGCCGCGTCGCTCAAGGAAGCTGTCAGCCGCATGCGCCAGACGGTGGCCGCTATCTGGTACCCGGTCAAGGACCAGCGCATGTTGCGCCGCTTCTACCAGGACTTGGCCGGCACTGGTGCGCCGAAGTTGTTGCGGGTGGAATTGCTGGTGCATCCGTTGGATACGCCCAACAGCCTGAATGGCTCGGGCCTGGCGATTGCCAATCCGCCGTGGGGGCTTGAGGAAGAATTGCGTGAACTGCTGCCGTGGCTGTCCAAGCAGCTTGGCCAGACCCAGGGCGGGTGGCAGATGGATTGGTTGATCGCTGAATAA
- the tssI gene encoding type VI secretion system tip protein TssI/VgrG: MFAPANQSAFTLSLEGVPSELKVLEFCGNEAISQPYRFDLELVSEQPDLDLESLLHRQAFLGFDARGRGIHGQVYRVAQGDSGGRLTRYQISLVPQLAYLQHSSHQRIFQHKSVPQIIAQVLEAQGIQGDAFEFRLGSEYPKREYCVQFDETDLAFIQRLSAELGIHYHFQHSADGHRLVFGDDQTGFVRVDQPTDYAPGSGMVPETPVIKRFTVRLETRTTGVNLRDYDFRKPGLQLESAVHGEQLPSLEGHDYPGHFTDRPHGKHLAQRALERHRSDYRQAHGSSDQPALVSGQFLTLAGHPREEWNDLWLVTQVIHEGKQPQVLEEAVTEASDEGFRQGYRNHFVATPWDVVFRAPLPAPRPLMGGYQNAVVTGPVDSEIHCDEFGRVKVQLAWDRLGEYNDHSSCWLRVTSGWAHEHYGAAMIPRVGMEVLVGFVNGDADLPVVVGCLANAATPLPLDLPADKTRSILRSQSSPGGGGYNELRIEDRKDAEEIYLRAQRDWTQHVLHDQRLQVGNLRRVEVGGEEQHIIHGNHSLQAGQQVSFSAGQQVVVEAGASVTLQAGGQWINISGAGIFCSTPIQIGGAPKTVSTSSLAGPQTRLVPLSVAQIFSLKRSAPFCEECERCKEGVCNNLQHSGPLLAGGSR; the protein is encoded by the coding sequence ATGTTCGCTCCTGCCAATCAAAGTGCTTTCACCCTGAGCCTCGAGGGTGTGCCCAGTGAACTCAAGGTCCTTGAGTTCTGCGGCAACGAGGCCATCAGCCAGCCTTACCGTTTTGACCTGGAACTGGTCAGCGAGCAACCTGACCTGGACCTGGAAAGCTTGCTTCACCGCCAGGCATTCCTTGGGTTTGATGCTCGAGGCCGTGGGATTCACGGCCAGGTTTATCGGGTGGCCCAAGGCGACTCTGGAGGGCGCTTGACCCGATATCAGATCAGCCTGGTGCCGCAATTGGCGTATCTGCAACACAGTAGCCATCAGCGTATTTTCCAGCACAAGAGCGTCCCGCAGATCATCGCCCAGGTGCTGGAGGCGCAGGGGATCCAGGGGGATGCCTTCGAGTTCCGACTGGGCAGCGAATACCCCAAGCGTGAGTACTGCGTACAGTTCGATGAGACGGACCTGGCGTTTATCCAGCGGCTGAGTGCCGAGCTGGGTATTCACTATCACTTCCAGCACAGCGCTGACGGCCATCGACTGGTGTTTGGCGATGACCAGACGGGTTTCGTCCGGGTTGATCAACCCACCGATTATGCGCCCGGTTCCGGGATGGTCCCTGAGACGCCGGTGATCAAGCGTTTTACGGTGCGCCTGGAGACTCGCACTACCGGGGTGAACCTGCGGGATTACGATTTCCGCAAACCAGGCCTGCAACTGGAAAGTGCGGTCCACGGTGAGCAGTTGCCATCCCTGGAAGGGCATGACTACCCCGGTCACTTCACGGACCGCCCTCATGGCAAACACTTGGCACAGCGCGCCTTGGAGCGTCATCGAAGCGACTACCGGCAGGCCCACGGCAGCAGTGATCAGCCGGCGCTGGTGAGCGGGCAATTCCTCACGCTGGCAGGGCATCCAAGAGAGGAGTGGAATGACTTGTGGCTGGTGACCCAGGTGATCCACGAAGGCAAGCAACCGCAGGTGCTGGAGGAGGCTGTTACCGAAGCGAGCGATGAGGGTTTTCGCCAGGGTTATCGCAACCATTTCGTTGCGACACCCTGGGACGTAGTGTTTCGAGCGCCTTTGCCAGCACCCCGCCCACTGATGGGTGGGTATCAGAACGCAGTGGTTACCGGGCCCGTGGACAGTGAAATTCATTGCGACGAGTTCGGGCGGGTCAAGGTGCAGTTGGCCTGGGATCGCCTTGGGGAATACAACGATCATTCCAGTTGCTGGCTGCGTGTTACCAGTGGCTGGGCCCACGAACACTACGGCGCGGCCATGATCCCGCGTGTCGGCATGGAGGTGTTGGTTGGTTTCGTCAACGGCGATGCCGACCTTCCGGTGGTGGTCGGCTGCCTGGCCAATGCGGCGACGCCGCTGCCCCTTGACCTGCCAGCAGACAAAACCCGCAGCATCTTGCGCAGCCAGAGCAGTCCCGGCGGTGGCGGCTACAACGAACTGCGCATCGAGGACCGCAAGGATGCCGAGGAAATCTACCTGCGCGCCCAGCGCGACTGGACCCAACATGTGCTGCACGATCAGCGCCTGCAAGTGGGCAACCTGCGCCGGGTAGAAGTGGGCGGCGAGGAGCAACACATCATCCATGGCAACCACTCTTTGCAAGCGGGCCAGCAGGTCAGCTTCAGCGCCGGGCAGCAGGTTGTCGTGGAGGCCGGCGCCAGTGTGACCCTGCAGGCGGGTGGGCAATGGATCAACATTTCTGGCGCCGGGATTTTTTGCAGCACGCCTATTCAGATTGGCGGTGCGCCCAAGACGGTGTCGACTTCATCGCTTGCGGGGCCGCAAACGCGGCTGGTGCCGTTGAGCGTGGCGCAAATTTTCAGCCTCAAGCGCAGCGCGCCCTTCTGTGAAGAATGCGAGCGTTGCAAGGAGGGCGTGTGCAACAACTTGCAGCACAGTGGGCCGTTGTTGGCCGGAGGTTCACGATGA
- a CDS encoding DUF2165 family protein, protein MANRYAKITLTLALAAFAALVAFNNMTDYGSNFAFVKHVLSMDTLFPDNAALYRSITTPWLWHAAYWLIIAGETLTAVLLARGALALWRARHATAGEFNQAKKYATVGLTLGFVVWFFGFMVIGGEWFLMWQSHQWNGQEAAFKFYMAILGVLIFLNQPDVDRD, encoded by the coding sequence ATGGCCAACCGCTACGCAAAAATCACCCTGACCCTTGCGCTGGCGGCGTTCGCCGCGCTAGTCGCCTTCAACAACATGACTGACTACGGCTCCAACTTCGCCTTCGTCAAACACGTGTTAAGCATGGACACCCTCTTTCCCGACAACGCCGCCTTGTACCGGTCGATCACCACGCCGTGGCTGTGGCACGCCGCGTATTGGCTGATTATCGCCGGCGAAACCCTGACCGCCGTGCTCCTGGCCCGTGGCGCGCTGGCCTTGTGGCGAGCCCGGCATGCCACTGCCGGTGAGTTCAACCAGGCTAAAAAATACGCCACCGTCGGCCTCACCCTCGGTTTCGTGGTGTGGTTCTTCGGCTTCATGGTGATTGGCGGCGAGTGGTTTCTGATGTGGCAATCCCATCAGTGGAATGGCCAAGAGGCGGCCTTCAAGTTTTATATGGCCATTTTGGGAGTGCTGATTTTTCTCAATCAACCGGACGTTGATCGCGACTGA
- a CDS encoding DUF4123 domain-containing protein codes for MTCLHEWLEREPLRLDEQLFAVVGSTSDCEALAAWRQTGGGSPSPIWAGSEYAGWQEVMPYVAVVAVDSAFLDWVAECEGDDWGWLAVSTCPLQTVIEHLRGLTKVLLPEGQAVFFRFWDGAYLLPVLQALGPQAGEVIPVFRRYWINGQPHEVAGAVVGVARNSPWWKVPEPVLKRLEEQSTVTLVDNLLQWLEEQRSDLHSAFALTTLRHKVAYFVRGPNEGHQALAAYLTSELGKPSDHGPAPLPV; via the coding sequence ATGACTTGCCTGCATGAGTGGCTTGAACGCGAACCCTTGCGGCTCGATGAGCAGTTGTTTGCAGTAGTGGGCAGCACCAGTGATTGCGAAGCTTTGGCGGCCTGGCGCCAGACCGGTGGAGGATCACCCAGCCCCATCTGGGCCGGCAGCGAGTACGCGGGCTGGCAAGAGGTGATGCCTTATGTCGCCGTAGTGGCTGTCGATAGCGCTTTTCTCGACTGGGTGGCTGAATGTGAGGGCGATGACTGGGGATGGCTGGCCGTCTCGACCTGTCCTTTGCAAACAGTTATCGAGCATTTACGCGGCCTGACCAAGGTTCTTCTGCCCGAGGGGCAAGCGGTGTTTTTCCGTTTCTGGGACGGGGCCTATCTGCTGCCAGTCCTGCAGGCGCTCGGGCCTCAGGCGGGGGAAGTGATCCCCGTGTTTCGGCGCTACTGGATCAATGGTCAGCCTCATGAGGTGGCGGGAGCCGTGGTCGGGGTCGCGCGCAACAGCCCATGGTGGAAGGTGCCTGAGCCGGTTCTCAAGCGCCTGGAGGAGCAGTCGACGGTCACGCTTGTCGACAACCTGCTGCAATGGCTGGAGGAGCAACGGTCGGATCTGCACAGCGCCTTTGCACTCACGACTTTGAGGCACAAGGTCGCCTACTTCGTGCGCGGGCCAAATGAAGGCCATCAGGCGCTGGCGGCCTACCTGACCTCAGAGCTGGGCAAGCCTTCTGACCACGGCCCTGCACCTTTGCCTGTGTAA
- the aceF gene encoding dihydrolipoyllysine-residue acetyltransferase — MSELIRVPDIGSGEGEVIELFVKVGDRVEADQSILTLESDKASMEIPAPKAGVVKSLKVKLGDRLKEGDELLELEVEGAAAEAPAPAAPAAAAPAPAPAEKPAAAEAPAAPAAAPAAATVQDIHVPDIGSSGKAKIIELLVKVGDTVEADQSLITLESDKASMEIPSPAAGVVESIAVKLEDEVGTGDFILKLKVAGAAAPAAAAPAAAAPVAKAEAAPAAAPAPAAKAPAAPAPAAAPVPSGAKVHAGPAVRQLAREFGVELNAVTASGPHGRVLKEDVQVYVKSMMQKAKEAPAAGAATGGAGIPPIPVVDFSRFGETEEVPMTRLMQIGASSLHRSWLNIPHVTQFDQADITDLEAFRVAQKAVAEKAGVKLTVLPLLLKACAHLLKELPDFNSSLAPSGKAIIRKKYVNIGFAVDTPDGLLVPVIKNVDQKSLLQLAAEAAALAAKARDKKLTADDMQGACFTISSLGHIGGTGFTPIVNAPEVAILGVSKATIQPVWDGKAFQPKLMLPLSLSYDHRVINGAAAARFTQRLSSLLNDIRTILL; from the coding sequence GTGAGCGAACTCATTCGCGTACCTGACATCGGCAGCGGTGAAGGTGAAGTAATTGAACTGTTTGTGAAGGTCGGCGACCGTGTCGAAGCCGACCAGAGCATCCTGACCCTGGAGTCGGACAAGGCGAGCATGGAAATCCCTGCTCCCAAGGCTGGCGTGGTCAAAAGCCTGAAAGTGAAGCTGGGCGATCGCCTGAAAGAAGGCGACGAACTGCTGGAGCTGGAAGTCGAAGGCGCTGCTGCTGAGGCACCTGCGCCAGCCGCTCCTGCTGCTGCTGCACCAGCTCCAGCTCCAGCTGAAAAGCCTGCTGCTGCCGAGGCCCCTGCGGCCCCGGCCGCTGCACCGGCTGCGGCTACTGTTCAGGACATTCATGTTCCGGACATCGGTTCGTCGGGAAAGGCCAAGATCATCGAGTTGCTGGTCAAAGTCGGCGACACCGTCGAAGCCGACCAGTCGCTGATCACCTTGGAGTCCGACAAGGCCAGCATGGAAATCCCATCGCCGGCTGCCGGCGTGGTGGAAAGCATTGCTGTGAAGCTGGAAGACGAAGTCGGCACTGGCGACTTCATCCTCAAGCTGAAGGTTGCGGGCGCTGCGGCCCCTGCTGCCGCAGCTCCTGCCGCCGCCGCTCCAGTTGCCAAAGCTGAGGCTGCTCCGGCCGCCGCGCCTGCGCCTGCTGCAAAAGCTCCGGCCGCACCGGCTCCGGCCGCTGCACCAGTACCAAGCGGTGCCAAGGTTCATGCTGGCCCTGCCGTGCGCCAACTGGCCCGTGAATTCGGCGTCGAGTTGAACGCCGTCACTGCCAGCGGTCCTCACGGTCGTGTGCTCAAGGAAGACGTGCAGGTCTACGTCAAATCCATGATGCAGAAAGCCAAGGAAGCTCCAGCTGCCGGCGCTGCTACCGGTGGTGCGGGCATCCCGCCAATCCCGGTCGTGGACTTCAGCCGCTTCGGCGAAACCGAAGAAGTGCCGATGACCCGCCTGATGCAAATCGGCGCGTCGAGTTTGCACCGCAGCTGGCTGAACATCCCGCACGTGACCCAGTTCGACCAGGCCGACATTACCGACCTGGAAGCTTTCCGCGTTGCGCAGAAAGCCGTCGCCGAGAAGGCTGGCGTGAAACTGACCGTGCTGCCACTGCTGCTCAAAGCCTGCGCGCACCTGCTCAAGGAACTGCCAGACTTCAACAGCTCGCTGGCGCCTAGCGGCAAAGCGATCATCCGCAAGAAGTACGTGAACATCGGCTTCGCAGTCGATACTCCGGACGGTCTGCTGGTGCCTGTGATCAAGAACGTTGATCAGAAGAGCCTGCTGCAGCTTGCCGCTGAAGCTGCTGCACTGGCTGCCAAGGCCCGCGACAAGAAGCTCACGGCTGACGACATGCAGGGCGCCTGCTTCACCATCTCCAGCCTCGGGCACATTGGCGGTACTGGCTTCACGCCAATCGTCAACGCGCCGGAAGTGGCGATCCTCGGTGTATCCAAGGCGACTATCCAGCCTGTGTGGGACGGTAAAGCGTTCCAGCCGAAGCTGATGCTACCGCTGTCGTTGTCTTACGATCACCGTGTGATCAACGGCGCCGCTGCTGCACGCTTCACTCAGCGCCTGAGCAGCTTGTTGAACGACATCCGCACCATCTTGCTGTAA
- the putP gene encoding sodium/proline symporter PutP, whose translation MSVSNPTLITFVIYIAAMVLIGFMAYRSTNNLSDYILGGRSLGSVVTALSAGASDMSGWLLMGLPGAIYMSGLSESWIAIGLIVGAYLNWLFVAGRLRVQTEHNGDALTLPDYFSSRFEDKSGLLRIISAVVILVFFTIYCASGIVAGARLFESTFGMSYETALWAGAAATIAYTFVGGFLAVSWTDTVQATLMIFALILTPIIVLLATGGIDTTFLAIEAKNPDNFNMLKNTSFIGIISLMGWGLGYFGQPHILARFMAADSVKSIAKARRISMTWMILCLGGTVAVGFFGIAYFSAHPEVAGPVTENHERVFIELAKLLFNPWIAGVLLSAILAAVMSTLSCQLLVCSSALTEDFYKTFLRKNASQIELVWVGRAMVLLVALIAIAMAANPENRVLGLVSYAWAGFGAAFGPVVLISVMWKGMTRNGALAGILVGAITVIVWKHFSLLGLYEIIPGFIFASLAIYFVSKFGAPTAGMVERFDAAEADYNLNK comes from the coding sequence ATGAGCGTAAGCAATCCCACCCTGATCACGTTTGTGATCTACATCGCGGCAATGGTGCTGATCGGCTTCATGGCCTATCGCTCCACCAACAACCTTTCCGATTACATTCTTGGCGGTCGCAGCCTCGGCAGCGTGGTTACTGCGCTTTCGGCCGGCGCCTCTGACATGAGCGGCTGGTTGTTGATGGGCTTGCCGGGCGCGATCTACATGTCCGGCCTCTCGGAAAGCTGGATCGCCATCGGCCTGATCGTCGGTGCTTACCTCAACTGGCTGTTCGTGGCCGGTCGCCTGCGGGTGCAGACCGAGCACAACGGCGACGCCCTGACCCTGCCGGATTACTTCTCCAGCCGTTTTGAAGACAAAAGCGGCCTGCTGCGGATTATCTCTGCGGTGGTGATCCTGGTGTTCTTCACCATCTACTGCGCCTCCGGCATCGTGGCCGGTGCCCGTTTGTTTGAAAGCACTTTCGGCATGTCCTACGAGACCGCGCTGTGGGCCGGTGCTGCGGCGACCATTGCCTACACCTTCGTCGGTGGTTTCCTGGCGGTGAGCTGGACCGACACCGTGCAAGCCACGCTGATGATCTTCGCCCTGATCCTGACCCCAATCATCGTGTTGCTGGCCACCGGCGGCATCGACACGACCTTCCTGGCGATCGAAGCGAAGAACCCCGACAACTTCAACATGCTGAAAAACACCAGCTTCATCGGCATCATCTCGCTGATGGGTTGGGGCTTGGGTTACTTCGGCCAACCGCACATCCTCGCGCGTTTCATGGCGGCGGATTCGGTGAAGTCGATTGCCAAGGCACGTCGCATTTCCATGACCTGGATGATCCTGTGCCTGGGCGGCACCGTGGCAGTGGGCTTCTTCGGCATCGCCTACTTCTCGGCGCACCCGGAAGTCGCCGGTCCCGTGACTGAGAACCACGAGCGTGTGTTCATCGAACTGGCCAAACTGCTGTTCAACCCATGGATTGCTGGTGTGTTGCTGTCGGCGATCCTGGCGGCAGTGATGAGTACCTTGAGCTGCCAGTTGCTGGTGTGCTCCAGCGCCCTGACCGAAGACTTCTACAAAACCTTCCTGCGCAAGAATGCCTCCCAGATTGAGCTGGTGTGGGTCGGTCGTGCCATGGTGCTGCTGGTTGCCTTGATCGCCATCGCCATGGCGGCTAACCCGGAAAACCGCGTACTGGGACTTGTGAGCTACGCCTGGGCCGGTTTCGGCGCCGCCTTTGGGCCTGTGGTACTGATCTCGGTCATGTGGAAAGGCATGACCCGCAACGGTGCACTCGCCGGCATCCTGGTGGGTGCAATCACCGTGATCGTTTGGAAGCACTTCAGCCTGCTGGGCCTGTACGAAATCATCCCGGGCTTTATCTTTGCCAGCCTGGCGATCTACTTCGTGAGCAAGTTTGGCGCACCGACTGCCGGCATGGTCGAGCGTTTTGATGCCGCTGAGGCAGACTACAATCTCAACAAATAA
- a CDS encoding bifunctional diguanylate cyclase/phosphodiesterase, with protein sequence MKSQPDVARTAAEVVTQLPVPSRLGMLRFERLNEASWALLYLDPNCERQFGLPAVELCALIGSPYASLMEPQARYQLHDAIQQQLSVSPHYLVRYTLHTHDGPLSLLELGEAYKQHNRHLLRGYLMVVDGLFSGTAPAAPAADLENQNSRLQIALELNQRAQQEQLLHLERVRAQQELILLLARQRYSTNNSLQEAAELITRSACDIYQIDCASIWNLEDQHLIPISAYQRAEQQHHLPAPIDASNFPDYLEALHTSRAIDATNAMRDPRTREMAESLRANNVHAMLDASIRVDGQVVGVLCLEQRDSTRAWQSDEIAFAGELADQFAQVINNHNRRTATSALHLFQRAVEQSANAFLLVNCDGVVEYVNPSFTAITQYSTEEVHGHKLSELPALENLSELLFDAPSSLAKSNSWQGEFKSRRKNLEPYWGQLSISKVYGDNRELTHYIGIYEDITQTKLAQQRIERLAYTDNLTNLGNRPAFIRNLDERFARDSDTPISLLLVDIDNFKRINDSLGHQTGDKLLISLARRLRNSLSSSGSLARFASNEFAVLLDDTDLETGQQVASQLLMTLDKPMFVDNQLISVTGSVGLACAPLHGRDPQTLMRNAGLALHKAKANGKHQVQVFTEALNAEASYKLFVENNLRRALTQNELDVFYQPKLCLRSGRLLGMEALLRWNHPEKGMIRPDQFISVAEETGLIIPIGKWIARQACRMSKQLSAAGMGNLQVAINLSPKQFSDPDLVASIATILKEEQLPANLLELELTEGLLLEATEDTRLQLDQLKSFGLTLAMDDFGTGYSSLSYLKKFPIDIIKIDRSFIHEIPDNQDDMEITSAVIAMAHNLKLKVVAEGIETAEQLAFLRRHRCDVGQGYLFDRPIPGSELLEKLKRYPRGPIA encoded by the coding sequence ATGAAAAGCCAACCCGATGTCGCCCGAACGGCGGCCGAGGTAGTGACGCAATTACCGGTGCCCTCGCGCCTCGGTATGCTGCGTTTCGAACGGCTTAATGAGGCAAGCTGGGCCCTGCTGTACCTAGATCCTAATTGCGAACGCCAGTTCGGCCTGCCTGCGGTAGAGCTGTGTGCCTTGATCGGTTCGCCCTACGCCAGCCTGATGGAACCCCAGGCCCGCTATCAGTTGCATGATGCGATCCAGCAGCAACTGAGCGTCAGCCCCCATTACCTGGTGCGCTACACCTTGCACACCCACGACGGCCCCCTGAGCCTGCTGGAACTGGGTGAAGCCTACAAACAACACAACCGTCACCTGTTGCGCGGCTACCTGATGGTGGTTGACGGCCTGTTCAGCGGGACTGCCCCAGCAGCGCCTGCTGCCGACCTGGAAAACCAGAACAGTCGCCTGCAGATCGCCCTGGAGCTCAACCAGCGCGCACAACAGGAACAGCTACTGCATCTTGAACGCGTGCGCGCCCAACAGGAGCTGATCCTGCTGCTGGCCCGTCAGCGCTACAGCACCAACAATTCGCTGCAAGAAGCCGCCGAGCTGATCACCCGCAGTGCCTGCGACATCTATCAGATCGACTGCGCCAGCATCTGGAACCTGGAAGATCAGCACCTGATACCGATTTCCGCCTACCAGCGCGCCGAGCAGCAACACCACTTGCCAGCGCCTATTGATGCCAGCAACTTCCCGGATTACCTGGAAGCCCTGCACACTAGCCGTGCCATCGACGCCACCAACGCCATGCGCGACCCTCGCACCCGGGAAATGGCCGAAAGTCTGCGGGCCAATAATGTCCACGCGATGCTCGACGCCAGCATCCGCGTCGATGGCCAGGTGGTCGGCGTGTTGTGCCTGGAACAACGGGACAGCACCCGCGCCTGGCAGTCCGATGAAATAGCCTTTGCCGGTGAGCTGGCCGACCAGTTCGCCCAAGTCATCAACAACCACAACCGCCGTACCGCCACCAGCGCCCTGCACTTGTTCCAACGGGCGGTGGAGCAAAGCGCCAACGCCTTTCTGCTGGTCAATTGCGACGGCGTGGTGGAATACGTCAACCCCAGCTTTACCGCGATCACCCAGTACAGCACCGAAGAAGTCCACGGCCACAAGCTGTCGGAGCTGCCGGCCCTGGAGAATCTCAGCGAACTGCTGTTCGACGCGCCGTCGAGCCTGGCCAAGAGCAACAGTTGGCAGGGCGAATTCAAGAGCCGCCGCAAAAACCTCGAACCCTATTGGGGCCAGTTGTCGATCTCCAAGGTCTATGGCGACAACCGCGAGCTGACCCACTACATCGGTATCTACGAAGACATCACTCAGACCAAACTGGCCCAGCAACGCATCGAGCGCCTGGCCTACACCGACAACCTGACCAACCTGGGCAACCGCCCCGCGTTCATCCGCAACCTCGATGAGCGTTTTGCCCGGGACAGCGATACCCCTATCAGCCTGCTGCTGGTGGACATCGACAACTTCAAGCGGATCAACGACAGCCTCGGCCACCAGACCGGTGACAAGCTGCTGATCAGCCTGGCCCGGCGCTTGCGCAACAGCCTGAGCAGCAGTGGCAGCCTGGCGCGCTTCGCCAGTAACGAGTTCGCGGTGCTGCTGGACGACACCGACCTGGAGACCGGCCAGCAGGTCGCCAGCCAGCTGTTGATGACCCTCGACAAGCCGATGTTCGTCGATAACCAACTGATCAGTGTCACCGGCTCCGTGGGCCTGGCCTGCGCGCCGCTGCATGGGCGCGACCCGCAAACCCTGATGCGCAACGCAGGTCTGGCGCTGCACAAGGCCAAGGCCAACGGCAAGCACCAGGTCCAGGTGTTTACCGAAGCGCTGAACGCCGAAGCCAGTTACAAACTGTTCGTCGAGAACAACCTGCGTCGCGCCCTGACCCAGAACGAACTGGACGTGTTCTACCAGCCCAAATTGTGCCTGCGCAGCGGCCGATTGCTGGGCATGGAAGCGCTGCTACGCTGGAACCACCCGGAAAAAGGCATGATCCGCCCGGACCAGTTCATCAGCGTGGCCGAAGAAACCGGCCTGATCATTCCCATCGGCAAATGGATCGCCCGCCAGGCCTGTCGCATGAGCAAACAGCTGAGCGCCGCCGGCATGGGCAATCTGCAGGTGGCGATCAACCTGTCGCCCAAGCAGTTTTCCGACCCGGACCTGGTGGCTTCGATTGCCACCATCCTCAAGGAAGAACAGCTCCCGGCCAATCTGCTGGAACTGGAGCTGACCGAAGGCCTGCTGCTGGAAGCCACCGAAGACACCCGGCTGCAGCTGGACCAGTTGAAGAGTTTCGGCCTGACCCTGGCCATGGATGACTTCGGCACTGGCTACTCGTCGCTCAGCTACTTGAAAAAATTCCCCATCGACATCATCAAGATCGATCGCAGCTTCATCCATGAGATCCCGGACAACCAGGACGACATGGAAATCACTTCGGCAGTGATCGCCATGGCTCACAACCTCAAGCTCAAGGTAGTCGCCGAAGGAATCGAGACGGCTGAGCAATTGGCCTTTCTGCGTCGCCATCGCTGCGACGTCGGCCAGGGCTACCTGTTCGACCGCCCCATTCCGGGCTCCGAGCTGCTTGAGAAGCTTAAACGCTATCCGCGCGGGCCAATCGCCTGA
- the msrA gene encoding peptide-methionine (S)-S-oxide reductase MsrA — translation MVLRSEILVNKNVLPTAEQALPGRETPMNLPQTHFVNGNPLLGPFLDDVGFAIFGLGCFWGAERKFWQRDGVVSTVVGYAGGFTPNPTYEEVCSGLTGHGEVVLVVYDQAKIKYEDLLKMFWELHNPTQGMRQGNDIGSQYRSVIYATTPEQLAAAQASAQAYQEELTKAGLGSITTEIEEAPTVYFAEAYHQQYLAKNPQGYCGIGGTGVTCPI, via the coding sequence ATGGTCTTGCGCTCGGAAATTCTGGTGAACAAAAACGTGCTTCCTACTGCAGAACAAGCTTTGCCTGGCCGTGAAACTCCGATGAACTTGCCGCAGACACACTTCGTCAATGGCAACCCGCTGCTGGGCCCTTTCCTCGACGACGTAGGGTTCGCGATCTTTGGCCTGGGTTGTTTCTGGGGCGCGGAGCGCAAATTCTGGCAGCGCGATGGCGTCGTCAGCACGGTGGTCGGTTATGCCGGTGGCTTCACGCCGAACCCGACCTATGAAGAAGTCTGCTCGGGCCTGACCGGCCACGGCGAAGTGGTGCTGGTTGTCTACGACCAAGCCAAGATCAAGTACGAAGACCTGCTGAAAATGTTCTGGGAACTGCACAACCCAACCCAGGGCATGCGCCAGGGCAATGACATTGGCAGCCAGTATCGCTCAGTGATCTATGCCACCACGCCAGAGCAGTTGGCCGCGGCGCAAGCCAGTGCACAGGCCTATCAGGAAGAACTGACCAAGGCCGGCCTGGGCAGCATCACCACGGAAATCGAAGAGGCCCCGACGGTTTACTTCGCCGAGGCGTATCACCAGCAATACCTGGCGAAGAATCCGCAGGGGTATTGCGGGATTGGCGGGACAGGCGTGACCTGCCCGATCTGA